In the Sediminibacter sp. Hel_I_10 genome, one interval contains:
- a CDS encoding N-acetylmuramoyl-L-alanine amidase: MKNLLKNVSFVILVLKMCFILGQETSAQKRIIIDVGHGGKDTGAIGINNIQEKDVVLSIANEILRLNNDLEKPLDIYLTRYKDTLISLSDRTKLTKALNADLFVSLHCNHSDNPDARGIEVYASRKQEKFSKASVFMGYQIESALCEAIGYDSRGVKFANFQVLRETADYCTAILIELGFLSNWDEESYISDNHNIERIALSILLSIQKSIEL; the protein is encoded by the coding sequence ATGAAAAATCTGCTCAAAAACGTCAGTTTTGTGATTTTGGTTCTGAAAATGTGCTTCATTCTTGGACAGGAAACGAGTGCTCAAAAACGAATAATAATTGACGTTGGACACGGTGGAAAAGATACAGGTGCAATTGGCATAAATAACATCCAAGAAAAGGATGTGGTTTTGTCCATTGCAAATGAGATTTTAAGGTTAAATAACGACTTAGAAAAACCACTCGATATTTATTTGACCAGGTACAAAGACACTTTAATATCATTATCGGACAGGACTAAACTGACCAAAGCCTTAAATGCTGATTTGTTTGTGTCTTTGCATTGCAATCATTCCGATAATCCGGATGCAAGAGGTATTGAAGTTTACGCTTCAAGAAAACAAGAAAAATTCTCAAAAGCATCGGTTTTTATGGGCTATCAAATTGAAAGTGCACTTTGTGAAGCAATAGGCTATGATAGCAGAGGTGTGAAGTTTGCGAACTTTCAGGTGCTAAGGGAAACAGCAGATTATTGTACTGCCATATTAATAGAATTGGGCTTTTTATCCAATTGGGATGAAGAAAGCTATATCTCAGACAACCACAATATTGAGCGTATCGCACTATCGATATTATTATCCATTCAAAAATCAATAGAATTATGA
- a CDS encoding metalloregulator ArsR/SmtB family transcription factor, giving the protein MSLEITCTRNEADKKQISRCKETIENSSGSLEAISKILSLAGSEVRLKILFLLNIENELCPCDIADILEMSVPAVSQHIRKMKDAGIITSRREGQTLYYSLVKSEDNVLNGIFNSISARKKTA; this is encoded by the coding sequence ATGAGCTTGGAAATAACCTGTACACGGAACGAAGCAGACAAGAAGCAAATATCGAGATGTAAGGAAACCATAGAGAATTCTTCAGGTAGCTTAGAAGCAATAAGCAAAATTTTGTCTCTTGCGGGAAGCGAGGTACGACTGAAAATTCTATTTCTATTGAACATAGAGAATGAACTGTGTCCTTGCGATATTGCTGACATTCTTGAAATGAGTGTTCCTGCCGTATCCCAACATATCCGTAAAATGAAGGATGCGGGAATTATTACATCGAGACGTGAAGGGCAAACATTGTATTATTCGCTGGTAAAGAGTGAGGACAATGTTTTGAATGGAATTTTCAATTCAATTTCAGCAAGAAAGAAAACAGCTTAG
- the merTP gene encoding mercuric transport protein MerTP, producing MAPNKTSNTAAYTGIFTAVAASICCISPVLALIAGTSGIASTFSWVEPFRPYLIGLTIIVLVFAWYQKLRPKTQEEIDCACEDDAKPSFWQSKRFLLIVTLFAALMLAFPYYSNLFYAQPAKDIVYVSQSNIKKQTFEVAGMTCAGCEAHVESEVNKLDGIISIKASYENANTIVEFDKTKTDLPTIRKAIESTGYKIIE from the coding sequence ATGGCACCGAATAAAACTTCAAATACCGCGGCCTATACCGGCATTTTTACCGCAGTTGCAGCATCAATATGTTGTATATCCCCTGTCTTGGCATTAATTGCTGGAACAAGCGGAATTGCATCTACATTCTCTTGGGTCGAGCCATTTAGACCCTATCTTATCGGCTTGACCATTATTGTTTTGGTCTTTGCCTGGTACCAGAAACTACGACCGAAAACACAGGAAGAAATAGATTGCGCCTGTGAAGATGATGCGAAACCATCGTTTTGGCAATCCAAACGGTTCTTATTGATAGTAACACTATTCGCCGCATTGATGCTGGCCTTCCCGTACTATTCCAATCTATTTTATGCACAGCCCGCCAAGGATATCGTCTATGTCTCTCAATCCAATATCAAAAAACAGACTTTTGAAGTCGCTGGAATGACCTGTGCAGGTTGTGAGGCACACGTAGAAAGCGAAGTCAATAAATTGGACGGAATTATTTCTATCAAAGCCAGCTACGAAAATGCTAATACCATAGTGGAATTTGACAAGACCAAAACCGATTTGCCCACAATCCGAAAAGCTATAGAAAGCACGGGGTACAAAATAATAGAATAA
- a CDS encoding GDCCVxC domain-containing (seleno)protein, with protein sequence MKIQLKSTITCPECGHKKAEEMPTTACQFFYECENCKTVLKPKEGDCCVFCSYGTVACPPIQENKNCC encoded by the coding sequence ATGAAGATTCAATTAAAATCTACGATTACCTGTCCAGAATGCGGCCACAAAAAGGCTGAAGAAATGCCAACCACCGCCTGTCAATTCTTTTATGAATGTGAGAATTGCAAAACGGTTCTGAAACCAAAAGAAGGGGATTGTTGTGTATTCTGTTCTTATGGTACTGTGGCTTGTCCGCCGATTCAAGAAAATAAAAATTGTTGTTAA
- a CDS encoding ATPase — MDNPSKITEGGVEYSLGKFDGKSVIYDFSKILIYLNAKGKLLFGEKFRIYDEDKDILLKLCSYFIKDKDNCETYGIDIDKGILLSGPVGCGKTSLMKLLRHLVPLQRPYEMIPCRNVTFSFNHLGFKTVEEYGNTKFYCFDDLGVEPSGRFYGKDLNVMGEVLLSRYELYLQTKHKIKTHATTNLNAEELEERYGNRVRSRMRELFNLIAFDTKAGDKRK; from the coding sequence ATGGACAACCCCTCTAAAATAACCGAAGGTGGCGTGGAATATTCGCTCGGAAAATTTGATGGTAAAAGTGTGATCTATGATTTTTCAAAAATCTTGATTTACCTAAATGCCAAAGGCAAACTTTTGTTTGGCGAAAAGTTTAGGATATATGATGAAGACAAGGATATTTTGCTGAAGCTCTGTTCCTACTTCATCAAGGATAAAGACAACTGTGAGACTTATGGTATTGACATTGACAAAGGCATTCTACTTTCCGGACCCGTTGGCTGCGGCAAAACCAGTTTGATGAAATTGTTGCGCCATTTGGTTCCACTACAAAGACCTTACGAAATGATTCCCTGCCGGAATGTAACCTTCAGTTTCAACCATCTTGGGTTTAAAACGGTTGAAGAGTATGGTAATACCAAATTTTACTGTTTTGATGATTTAGGTGTGGAACCATCTGGTAGATTCTACGGAAAGGATTTGAACGTAATGGGCGAAGTGCTCTTATCCCGATACGAGCTTTACTTACAAACCAAACACAAAATCAAGACGCACGCCACAACCAATCTCAATGCTGAAGAACTGGAAGAACGCTATGGTAATCGTGTGCGTAGCCGAATGCGAGAACTTTTTAATTTGATTGCTTTTGATACTAAAGCTGGGGATAAACGGAAGTGA
- a CDS encoding helix-turn-helix domain-containing protein: MPANIITTDDLREFKMELLDDIKNLLSKQATGKLKKYLKSSEVMDLLQVSPGTLQNLRINGTLPYTKVGGIIYYDAEEIQGVMNSNRVQHKQNS; this comes from the coding sequence ATGCCAGCAAATATTATTACCACCGACGACCTTCGAGAATTTAAAATGGAATTGCTCGATGACATCAAGAATCTTCTATCTAAACAAGCAACTGGAAAACTCAAGAAATATTTAAAATCTTCCGAGGTAATGGACTTGCTTCAAGTCAGTCCAGGTACATTACAGAATCTTCGCATCAATGGAACGTTGCCATACACAAAAGTTGGGGGCATTATCTACTATGATGCAGAGGAAATTCAAGGTGTAATGAACTCAAATCGAGTGCAGCACAAGCAAAATTCTTAA
- a CDS encoding RteC domain-containing protein, translating to MHKLIHKILDNYKEEIKVVEESNLNDFNNVEQGISISRQYLQKLRICVRENEFVDKQNEIIFFKKHKPHIYSRLKFYAKLYNFLINRPAGTIKSQQEFIDSEINRLQESNRRNIDFIKYYREDSELLDEFYFLRGNDKISLVSNTSHFYTDAEFSTSHDNAIAKIMAYDLLISHYVEELSNLRDLSYGIPNKLNTLSNGERLGWTASKTDLIELIYALQASGAIKSGTAGIKEMASACEDIFELNLGNVYRTFLEIRERKIDQTKFIDRLKATLLRRMEETDG from the coding sequence TTGCATAAGTTAATTCATAAAATACTAGACAATTACAAAGAGGAAATAAAAGTAGTTGAGGAATCTAATCTAAACGATTTCAACAATGTTGAACAAGGTATTTCTATTTCAAGACAATACTTGCAGAAATTACGCATCTGTGTAAGGGAAAATGAATTCGTAGATAAACAGAATGAAATAATATTCTTTAAAAAGCATAAACCCCACATCTATAGCAGACTGAAATTTTATGCCAAACTCTACAATTTCTTGATAAATAGACCTGCGGGAACAATAAAATCTCAACAGGAATTTATTGATTCAGAAATAAATAGGCTACAAGAAAGTAATCGACGAAATATAGATTTCATTAAATATTATAGAGAGGATTCTGAACTTCTGGATGAATTCTATTTTCTGCGAGGAAATGATAAAATTAGCTTGGTATCAAACACTTCTCATTTTTATACAGATGCTGAATTTTCCACAAGCCACGATAATGCAATTGCCAAAATTATGGCCTATGACCTATTAATAAGCCATTACGTTGAAGAGTTAAGTAATTTAAGGGATTTGTCATACGGCATACCGAATAAGCTGAATACTCTATCAAACGGTGAGCGACTTGGTTGGACTGCTTCAAAAACAGACCTGATTGAGTTAATTTATGCATTACAGGCATCTGGCGCAATAAAAAGTGGTACAGCTGGTATTAAAGAAATGGCATCAGCTTGTGAAGATATTTTTGAACTTAATCTTGGTAACGTTTATAGAACTTTTCTCGAAATAAGAGAACGGAAAATCGACCAAACCAAGTTTATTGATAGACTAAAAGCAACACTTTTAAGGCGAATGGAAGAAACGGACGGTTGA
- a CDS encoding MFS transporter: MDRKEKLNRIFLILLSLFVVMLGYGILLPTLPYYTERLALKDNLDTDLINFHIGLLTSIYPFFQLLFVVVWGKLSDRYGRKPIIICGLIGFVIMQLLTGLATSLTMLYIARIFGGIFTSSVIPVSNAYLSDITSEKRRTKIMAWSGVAISSGVIFGPVIGGFLSQTDIHIKYTLGLLHLDRFSVPFLFAALLGLIVLLVVMKWLKNTARVHKFTTRKVSLRFTFTKYFIVLLVLSFVFQFVVTLFETVFSIYGKDELGFNSNQVGFGFMLCGSIMAVLQPVFATYGEKFLSTKKQIALGSLISGLSLIAFPFFNNEFLVYGLIVVFAAGGAMVTPNLLSAVSLISKKNTGRNISIQSSTNSIGQILGPVLGTWLIAGGFYYPFIIAGSIVLLAIGCLFFFKNPP; this comes from the coding sequence ATGGATAGAAAAGAAAAACTCAACAGGATATTTTTAATTCTATTGAGTTTGTTTGTAGTGATGTTGGGCTATGGTATATTATTGCCAACCCTTCCTTACTATACCGAAAGATTAGCTTTAAAAGACAATCTTGACACCGACCTTATCAATTTCCATATTGGATTGCTCACAAGCATTTATCCATTTTTTCAGTTACTATTCGTAGTGGTTTGGGGAAAACTATCGGACAGATACGGCAGGAAACCTATTATCATTTGTGGACTAATCGGTTTTGTAATTATGCAATTACTTACTGGCCTAGCCACATCCTTGACAATGCTATATATTGCTCGAATTTTTGGTGGAATTTTTACGTCATCAGTTATTCCAGTTAGCAATGCATATTTAAGTGATATTACATCTGAAAAACGTAGAACAAAAATAATGGCCTGGTCTGGTGTTGCCATTAGCTCTGGTGTTATTTTTGGCCCTGTCATTGGCGGCTTTCTGTCCCAAACTGATATTCATATAAAATATACATTAGGCCTGCTACATTTAGACCGATTTTCAGTGCCCTTTTTATTCGCTGCACTACTAGGATTGATTGTCCTTTTGGTTGTGATGAAATGGTTAAAAAACACCGCTCGCGTACATAAGTTCACAACACGAAAAGTGAGTTTGCGGTTCACATTTACTAAATATTTTATCGTATTACTAGTGCTTTCGTTTGTCTTCCAATTTGTGGTGACGCTATTTGAAACTGTCTTTTCAATCTACGGAAAAGATGAATTAGGATTTAATAGTAATCAAGTTGGTTTTGGTTTTATGCTATGTGGTTCAATAATGGCTGTTTTACAACCAGTGTTCGCTACTTATGGAGAGAAGTTTTTATCAACAAAGAAACAAATTGCTTTAGGGTCACTAATATCTGGTTTATCCTTGATTGCCTTTCCATTTTTTAACAATGAATTTTTAGTCTATGGATTAATCGTTGTTTTTGCTGCTGGAGGCGCTATGGTAACACCAAATTTGCTCTCTGCGGTTTCATTGATATCAAAGAAAAATACTGGTAGGAATATTTCTATTCAGAGTTCGACCAATAGTATTGGTCAGATTTTAGGCCCCGTTTTAGGAACTTGGCTGATTGCAGGCGGTTTTTACTATCCTTTCATAATTGCTGGTAGCATTGTTTTGCTCGCTATTGGTTGTCTGTTCTTTTTTAAAAATCCCCCATAA
- a CDS encoding copper-translocating P-type ATPase, with protein sequence MENHEHHNHDEMDHSKMDHSKMKHKKEDHSKMNHKGGDHSGHNPGHGEHGHDHHKMMIADFRKRFWVTLVLTIPILFFSPMIQDFFGYEFLLPGNPYILFALSTIVYFYGGWPFLKGFWSEIKKGAPGMMTLISMAITVAYVYSSATVFGLEGVDFFWELATLIAIMLVGHWIEMKSVLGASKALQLLVSMMPAEAHRVKDDTIEDIPLEDLLKDDVILVKPGEKVPADGIIVDGSSYLNESMLTGESKPVKKDENDKVIGGSVNGNSILKVKVEHTGKDSYLNKVIKMVEEAQKTKSKMQNLSDRAAKWLTYIALGIGFGTLAVWLILGFPFVYALERMVTVMVIACPHALGLAIPLVVAISTAVSAQNGLLIRNRTAFEESRKISALLFDKTGTLTKGDFGVTRIESVSETYSSEEILRLSSALEQSSEHPIAVGIIKKVKEDNITIPKPENFNAITGKGVEANVEGKQVKVVSPGYLRDEKITIPEDAYSDAAETVVFVLIEGQLAGYIALADEIRPESAEAIKIFKKNNIKVLMATGDNEKTAKAVSEKLGLDGYYAEVLPHQKVEIVEELQNKGEFVAMTGDGVNDAPALAKADVGIAVGSGTDVAAETADIILVNSNPQDIANLILFGKATYNKMIQNLIWATGYNVVAIPLAAGVLYSSGFVLGPAVGAVFMSLSTIIVAINAQLLKRKIGKK encoded by the coding sequence ATGGAAAATCACGAACACCACAATCACGATGAAATGGACCATTCTAAAATGGACCATTCGAAGATGAAACACAAAAAAGAAGACCATTCTAAAATGAACCACAAAGGTGGAGACCATTCTGGCCACAATCCAGGGCACGGAGAACACGGGCACGACCATCATAAAATGATGATTGCCGATTTTAGAAAACGGTTTTGGGTAACCCTTGTACTTACTATTCCCATACTGTTCTTCTCGCCGATGATTCAGGACTTTTTTGGATATGAGTTTTTGCTTCCCGGAAATCCATATATCCTTTTTGCACTTTCCACAATCGTATATTTCTATGGTGGTTGGCCATTTTTAAAAGGATTCTGGTCTGAAATCAAAAAAGGTGCGCCAGGGATGATGACCTTGATTTCTATGGCCATTACCGTGGCTTACGTTTATAGTTCGGCAACCGTGTTCGGCTTAGAAGGAGTTGATTTTTTCTGGGAACTGGCTACCCTTATCGCTATTATGTTGGTAGGACATTGGATAGAGATGAAAAGCGTCTTGGGAGCATCAAAGGCCTTACAGCTTTTGGTAAGTATGATGCCCGCAGAAGCCCATAGGGTAAAGGATGATACCATAGAAGATATTCCGTTGGAAGATTTGTTAAAAGATGATGTGATTTTGGTTAAACCAGGTGAAAAAGTTCCTGCTGATGGGATTATAGTAGACGGTTCAAGTTACCTGAACGAATCTATGCTTACAGGCGAATCCAAACCTGTAAAAAAAGATGAAAACGATAAGGTTATTGGTGGTTCGGTAAATGGTAACAGTATCTTAAAAGTAAAGGTTGAGCATACTGGAAAAGATAGCTATCTCAACAAGGTCATCAAAATGGTCGAAGAAGCGCAAAAAACCAAATCAAAAATGCAAAACCTCTCGGATAGAGCTGCAAAATGGCTTACCTATATCGCATTAGGTATTGGTTTTGGAACATTAGCGGTATGGCTGATTTTAGGCTTTCCATTTGTCTATGCTTTAGAAAGAATGGTTACCGTTATGGTCATTGCTTGTCCACACGCATTAGGTCTTGCCATACCACTTGTGGTTGCTATTTCTACTGCTGTTTCAGCTCAAAACGGGTTATTAATTCGAAATAGGACAGCTTTTGAAGAATCCCGAAAAATATCAGCTTTATTGTTTGATAAAACGGGAACATTGACCAAAGGCGATTTTGGCGTTACTCGAATTGAGTCTGTTAGCGAAACTTATTCATCTGAAGAAATTTTAAGGCTTTCGAGTGCATTGGAACAAAGTTCGGAACATCCTATCGCCGTAGGTATTATTAAAAAAGTTAAAGAAGACAATATTACAATCCCAAAGCCTGAAAACTTTAATGCGATCACTGGTAAAGGTGTAGAGGCAAATGTAGAAGGAAAGCAAGTAAAAGTGGTTAGCCCTGGTTATTTAAGGGATGAAAAAATAACTATTCCTGAAGATGCTTATAGTGACGCTGCTGAAACTGTTGTATTTGTATTAATTGAAGGACAACTAGCAGGATACATTGCGCTTGCTGATGAAATAAGACCTGAATCTGCGGAAGCTATAAAAATATTTAAAAAGAATAATATCAAAGTTTTGATGGCAACTGGGGATAACGAAAAAACAGCCAAAGCTGTGAGTGAAAAATTAGGGTTGGATGGCTATTATGCCGAAGTGCTACCACACCAAAAAGTAGAAATTGTAGAAGAGTTGCAAAACAAAGGAGAGTTTGTGGCTATGACTGGAGATGGCGTAAACGATGCGCCCGCACTTGCCAAAGCTGATGTAGGAATCGCTGTTGGTTCTGGTACTGATGTAGCCGCCGAAACAGCCGATATTATATTGGTAAATAGCAATCCACAAGATATTGCAAACCTAATTTTGTTCGGAAAGGCTACGTACAATAAAATGATTCAGAACCTAATATGGGCAACTGGGTATAATGTGGTGGCCATTCCATTAGCTGCAGGTGTTCTATACTCTTCTGGCTTTGTTTTAGGGCCAGCTGTAGGAGCGGTATTTATGAGTTTGAGTACAATTATAGTGGCTATTAATGCGCAATTATTGAAGCGAAAAATCGGTAAAAAATAA